The following proteins come from a genomic window of Montipora capricornis isolate CH-2021 chromosome 9, ASM3666992v2, whole genome shotgun sequence:
- the LOC138016226 gene encoding uncharacterized protein, producing the protein MCKAYSYFAGGFVGTVYSHNFDTECTCILKCSVTPSQRVRDEPREVWVAIDSRQDDVLSAWCSCTAGFSQSCNHVMALLYKVEHAVSMGFTSPSCTSVPCRWNDCTFREVEPKKIKDLTIRSDSRDNANNPEKREMNSDSKKSFDPCRECECNVTEDAKNTFLTKWKTAITDRSVIFKAVENMEESQFQIERIPLPLKQCAEMFASHHKGEGEVTMVTSFLESFHFTQGQCDAIERATRSQSLCSEWVEQRKGRITGSKFHEVHTKVNTLIAGRKKVVKTKPLIARIVHHQSIQWGRVHEKDALDALKEEKGQSIQT; encoded by the coding sequence ATGTGCAAAGCCTACTCCTACTTTGCTGGTGGATTTGTGGGAACAGTGTATTCGCACAATTTTGATACTGAATGCACATGTATTTTAAAGTGCAGTGTAACACCCTCACAACGAGTCAGGGATGAGCCACGGGAGGTGTGGGTAGCCATTGATTCAAGACAGGATGATGTTCTGTCTGCATGGTGCAGCTGTACAGCAGGCTTTTCACAAAGCTGCAATCATGTTATGGCACTACTGTACAAGGTTGAACATGCAGTTTCTATGGGCTTCACTAGTCCTTCATGTACATCTGTACCATGCAGATGGAATGACTGCACCTTTAGAGAAGTGGAGCCCAAGAAAATCAAAGACTTGACAATAAGGAGTGATTCTCGGGACAATGCCAATAACCCAGAAAAGAGAGAAATGAACTCAGATTCAAAGAAAAGCTTTGATCCGTGCAGAGAGTGTGAGTGCAATGTCACTGAGGATGCCAAGAATACTTTTCTCACCAAGTGGAAGACTGCTATAACTGATAGATCAGTTATTTTCAAGGCTGTTGAAAATATGGAGGAAAGtcaattccaaattgaacgtaTTCCCCTCCCATTGAAACAATGTGCTGAGATGTTTGCCTCACACCATAAGGGAGAGGGGGAGGTTACCATGGTCACTAGCTTTCTTGAATCCTTCCACTTCACTCAGGGGCAGTGTGATGCCATAGAGAGGGCCACCAGATCTCAGAGCCTGTGTTCGGAGTGGGTTGAGCAGAGAAAGGGTAGAATAACTGGCTCAAAGTTTCATGAGGTTCACACCAAAGTGAACACTCTAATTGCTGGACGGAAAAAGGTGGTAAAGACCAAACCCCTCATTGCACGTATTGTTCACCACCAGTCCATACAGTGGGGGAGAGTACATGAAAAGGATGCTCTAGATGCATTAAAAGAGGAGAAGGGCCAAAGCATACAAACATGA